The genome window AGACCGAGTTGCTCGTGCTGCAGCTGATCTACAATCGGCGAAGACTCACTACCGACGCGAAAAACGAGTAGCTGCAGAGTTTGCCCGAGCAACGAGGATACAAGTATGATAATCTTTGTTGGAGATGTGCACGCCGAGTTTGATCGCATGGCAGCAGCACTAACCAAAGCTCCGCGTGATGCACAAATAATCCAAGTGGGGGACTTTGGAATATGGCCTAACTGTGAAAAGAGATGGGCTCGTTCAGGTATGCAGGAATTCGAGAAGCCTGTCTTATTTATTGACGGTAATCATGAGTGTTTTCCTATGCTGTCTCAAGACCAAGTTCCTAAAGAGATATGGCCTGGAGCTGTACATGTACCACGAGGTAGTGTGTTACGTATAGACTCGTACACTATCGGGTTCTTAGGTGGAGGCACGTCAATCGACAAAGCATAC of Candidatus Latescibacterota bacterium contains these proteins:
- a CDS encoding metallophosphoesterase, with protein sequence MIIFVGDVHAEFDRMAAALTKAPRDAQIIQVGDFGIWPNCEKRWARSGMQEFEKPVLFIDGNHECFPMLSQDQVPKEIWPGAVHVPRGSVLRIDSYTIGFLGGGTSIDKAYRKGGTSWFADEQITEEQLRRFDGQTIDILVTHTPPAETIARNFDSRIPISFGFDADFIDPEAHKVEKVWHQLGRPKLFCGHMHSSVQDGPVRILDICEAYALPEKRR